In Bacteroidales bacterium, a single genomic region encodes these proteins:
- a CDS encoding four helix bundle protein, which yields MGTVKDFEDLEIWKMSRKLVNGIYSDFRECRDYSFRDQITRAGVSIMNNISEGFCRSSDAEFRHFLNISKGSAGEVKNMYYIAEDQKFVDNPISVDRRNKSQQLINSISALMKYLNTKNLE from the coding sequence ATGGGAACTGTTAAAGATTTTGAAGACCTTGAGATTTGGAAGATGTCCAGGAAATTAGTCAATGGTATCTACAGCGATTTCAGAGAGTGCCGTGATTATAGTTTCAGGGATCAGATTACAAGAGCAGGAGTGTCAATTATGAATAATATCAGCGAAGGATTCTGCAGAAGTAGCGATGCTGAATTCCGCCATTTTCTTAATATCTCAAAAGGATCTGCAGGTGAAGTAAAAAACATGTATTACATCGCAGAAGATCAGAAGTTTGTTGACAATCCTATATCAGTTGACAGAAGAAACAAATCGCAACAACTGATCAATAGTATAAGTGCTCTTATGAAATATCTGAATACTAAGAACTTAGAATAA
- a CDS encoding glutamine--tRNA ligase/YqeY domain fusion protein, protein MSNENIREKEESKPSISFIEQFIIEDIKAGKNNGNIVTRFPPEPNGYLHIGHAKAICLDFGMAQKYGGKCNLRFDDTNPVKEEVEYIDSIKEDIHWLGFDWENREFYASDYFGKLYDFANELINRGLAYVDDQPADLISSQKGTPTQPGIESPYRNRPVNENLNLFSGMNKGDFEEGSRVLRAKVDMTSPNMHMRDPIIYRIIKSPHHRTGNTWNVYPMYDFAHGQSDYFEGITHSLCTLEFEVHRPLYDWFVDQLKTSDYRPRQIEFNRLNLTYTMMSKRKLLELVKEGKVRGWDDPRMPTLCGLRRRGYTPESIKRFVDLIGYTKVEAINDVSLLEHAVREDLNMRTPRVFGVLNPLKVIITNYPEGKVENVELINNPEDESMGKRMVPFSREVYIEQDDFMEVPPNKFFRMAPGMEVRLKGAYIVKCEGFKKNDNTGVVEEVYCTYDADTRSGGALSDKKVKGTLHWVSAQHAVDAEVRLYDRLFNHEDPAGQKDEDYRKFLNPDSLKILTGCKVEPSLATSKPLDKFQFQRLGYFCVDYDSKEGTLVFNRTVSLKDTWAKVNR, encoded by the coding sequence ATGAGTAACGAGAACATCAGGGAAAAAGAAGAATCAAAACCCTCAATAAGTTTCATAGAACAGTTTATTATTGAAGATATTAAGGCCGGTAAAAACAACGGGAATATTGTGACTCGTTTTCCACCTGAGCCAAATGGCTATCTTCATATTGGTCATGCAAAGGCAATCTGCCTCGATTTTGGTATGGCACAAAAATACGGCGGAAAATGTAACCTAAGGTTCGACGATACCAATCCGGTGAAAGAAGAAGTTGAATATATCGATTCAATAAAGGAAGATATTCACTGGTTGGGCTTTGACTGGGAAAACAGGGAATTCTATGCCTCTGACTATTTCGGGAAATTATACGACTTCGCAAACGAGCTCATAAACAGAGGACTGGCTTATGTTGACGATCAGCCTGCCGATCTGATCTCTTCACAGAAAGGTACTCCTACCCAACCAGGTATTGAAAGTCCCTACCGGAACAGGCCGGTTAATGAAAACCTCAACCTCTTCTCCGGAATGAATAAAGGGGATTTTGAAGAAGGAAGTCGTGTGTTAAGGGCAAAAGTCGATATGACATCCCCAAACATGCATATGCGCGACCCGATAATTTACAGGATAATTAAATCACCGCATCATCGCACAGGAAACACCTGGAATGTATACCCTATGTACGACTTTGCACATGGGCAGAGTGATTACTTTGAAGGTATAACACACTCATTATGCACACTTGAGTTTGAGGTACACCGTCCTTTATATGACTGGTTTGTTGATCAGCTAAAAACATCTGATTACAGACCAAGGCAGATAGAATTCAACAGGCTAAATCTTACCTATACAATGATGAGTAAGAGGAAGTTACTTGAACTTGTAAAGGAAGGAAAAGTGAGGGGTTGGGATGATCCCAGGATGCCTACTCTGTGCGGACTTCGCAGAAGGGGTTATACCCCTGAATCAATAAAGCGTTTTGTTGATCTTATCGGCTACACTAAAGTAGAGGCAATAAATGATGTCTCCCTTCTTGAACATGCAGTACGTGAGGATCTGAACATGAGGACACCGAGAGTCTTTGGAGTACTTAATCCATTGAAAGTCATTATAACGAACTATCCTGAAGGAAAGGTTGAGAATGTTGAGCTAATTAATAACCCTGAAGATGAAAGTATGGGAAAAAGAATGGTTCCTTTCTCCCGTGAGGTATATATTGAACAGGATGACTTTATGGAGGTTCCCCCGAATAAATTCTTCCGGATGGCCCCTGGTATGGAAGTCAGACTGAAGGGTGCCTATATTGTAAAGTGCGAAGGGTTTAAGAAAAATGATAATACAGGAGTTGTAGAAGAGGTCTATTGCACGTACGATGCAGATACCAGAAGTGGTGGTGCCTTATCAGACAAGAAAGTAAAAGGTACGCTTCACTGGGTCTCGGCTCAGCATGCCGTTGATGCAGAGGTCAGACTCTATGACAGGCTTTTCAATCATGAAGATCCTGCCGGACAAAAAGATGAAGACTACAGAAAATTCCTTAATCCTGATTCATTAAAAATCCTGACCGGATGCAAAGTAGAGCCATCGCTGGCTACTTCGAAGCCATTGGATAAGTTTCAGTTTCAGCGACTTGGGTATTTTTGTGTGGATTACGATTCAAAAGAGGGGACACTGGTCTTTAACCGCACGGTATCGTTGAAGGACACGTGGGCGAAGGTGAACAGGTAG
- a CDS encoding transcriptional regulator produces MTRFKELDPILHSQLRLAVVSLLISTEAAEFTYIKEQTGATAGNLSIQITKLKEAGYIEVEKKFMNNYPQTLCRITLFGRRKFTEYVASLKDYLSPEGKS; encoded by the coding sequence ATGACAAGGTTTAAGGAACTCGATCCGATACTGCACTCGCAGCTGCGTCTGGCTGTAGTATCTCTGCTTATTAGCACTGAAGCCGCTGAATTCACTTATATAAAGGAACAGACGGGAGCTACTGCCGGTAACCTGAGCATACAGATTACCAAACTAAAGGAAGCCGGATATATTGAGGTTGAGAAAAAATTCATGAACAATTATCCGCAGACACTATGCAGGATAACACTATTCGGACGACGGAAGTTTACAGAATATGTTGCTTCACTTAAAGATTATTTAAGCCCTGAAGGCAAGTCCTGA
- the folB gene encoding dihydroneopterin aldolase, translating to MGLIQIENMEFYSFHGHFKEERIVGNKFIVDLTIETDMKIPAESDNLKDAVNYQRVYELVKQQMEMKSHLLEHIAGRILDAVYSEMEGIKKATVKVSKMNPPMGGKIGSVSVVITR from the coding sequence ATGGGTTTAATTCAGATCGAAAATATGGAGTTTTACTCTTTTCATGGTCACTTCAAGGAGGAGAGGATAGTAGGGAACAAATTCATTGTTGACCTCACAATTGAAACTGATATGAAGATACCTGCAGAAAGCGACAATCTAAAAGATGCAGTTAACTACCAGCGTGTTTATGAATTGGTAAAGCAGCAGATGGAAATGAAATCTCATCTCCTTGAACATATTGCCGGAAGAATTCTCGATGCAGTTTATTCTGAAATGGAGGGGATTAAAAAAGCTACTGTAAAAGTCTCAAAGATGAATCCTCCCATGGGAGGGAAGATAGGATCAGTAAGCGTAGTTATAACAAGATAA
- a CDS encoding sulfite exporter TauE/SafE family protein gives MNLLLLSIHPNLSPGFLILFLLVAVLLGMAKAGLSGLGLAIIPIMALIFGAKESTGVILPMLIAADIMAVTYWHRHAVWKHIIKILPWVAIGIGIALFVGNSINDDQFRIVMLSVVWLMLILMIVNDLWKKESEVIPHNMVFGSGMGLAGGFATMIGNSAGPVFTLYFLAMRLPKKEFIGTSAWLYFIMNTGKLPLQAIVWKNISIVSLIPGLISIPFIALGIFLGIKIVNLFSESVYRYFVIITTLVSSVLLFL, from the coding sequence ATGAATTTATTATTACTTTCAATCCATCCTAATCTGTCTCCCGGTTTCCTGATACTCTTTCTGCTGGTGGCAGTGCTTCTGGGTATGGCTAAAGCTGGACTGAGCGGACTGGGACTGGCCATCATCCCGATAATGGCGCTTATATTCGGTGCTAAAGAATCAACAGGTGTAATCCTTCCAATGCTTATTGCTGCTGATATTATGGCAGTGACCTACTGGCACAGACATGCTGTATGGAAACATATCATTAAAATCCTGCCTTGGGTGGCAATAGGAATAGGCATTGCCCTGTTTGTCGGAAACAGCATTAATGATGATCAATTCAGGATTGTGATGCTATCTGTTGTCTGGTTAATGCTTATCCTGATGATTGTAAATGACTTGTGGAAAAAAGAATCAGAGGTTATTCCTCATAATATGGTTTTTGGCTCTGGGATGGGACTTGCGGGTGGATTTGCTACAATGATCGGCAATTCGGCAGGACCGGTTTTTACACTCTATTTTCTTGCCATGAGGCTCCCGAAAAAAGAGTTCATAGGAACCAGTGCCTGGTTATACTTCATTATGAATACAGGGAAACTGCCTCTGCAGGCAATTGTCTGGAAAAATATTTCAATCGTTTCCCTGATTCCGGGATTAATCTCTATTCCATTTATTGCTCTCGGGATCTTTCTTGGAATAAAAATAGTAAATCTGTTTTCTGAAAGTGTCTACAGGTATTTTGTAATTATCACAACACTTGTCTCTTCAGTATTGTTATTTCTTTAA
- a CDS encoding endonuclease domain-containing protein: MPRNNYKSYKWITLLARNLRKNQTPSEKLLWEKLRRKRFSGFKFLRQHPVFYHIGSGKVEFYIPDFYCSKLKLVIEVDGPIHDFHEEYDNERDTKLLKKGIKVIRFRNEELANLDGIIKRVEEIVAQREIQIIDSDED, translated from the coding sequence ATGCCTCGCAACAATTATAAAAGCTATAAGTGGATTACCTTATTAGCCAGAAATCTAAGAAAGAATCAAACACCTTCAGAAAAATTACTATGGGAAAAACTCAGAAGGAAAAGGTTCTCTGGCTTTAAGTTCTTAAGACAGCATCCTGTTTTTTATCATATAGGAAGTGGAAAGGTTGAATTTTATATTCCTGATTTTTATTGTTCCAAACTTAAACTTGTTATTGAGGTAGATGGTCCTATTCATGACTTTCATGAAGAATATGATAATGAAAGAGATACAAAACTGTTAAAGAAGGGAATTAAAGTAATAAGGTTTAGAAATGAAGAGTTAGCTAACCTTGATGGGATAATTAAGAGGGTTGAGGAAATAGTGGCACAACGTGAAATTCAAATCATTGATTCAGATGAGGATTAA
- a CDS encoding family 20 glycosylhydrolase translates to MKAFIILLHLSIMTILPYSNNQAADIMPVRGFCIAAPQPGEVDAFVKFIDEELAPRTVNTLILRVDFNYQYTSHPELKDSIALSKAEVKKIVDVCKKNSIHIIPQVNLLGHQSWAGRIGNLLRVYPQFDETPNVKMPDKYVWPNADGLYCKSYCPLHPDVHAIVFDLVDEVCDVFETDAFHAGMDEVFYIGEAQCPRCSGRDKAELFAGEVRTIRDHLALKKRKLWIWGDRLLDGKTTGLGEWEASYNNTHRAVDMIPKDVIICDWHYERPDQTPVYFAMKGLSVVTCPWRMPGNAVLQAQDMVSWRKYATPEMKDRYMGMVQTVWSGAGQFMDSYYGKKPDSDVNSPVKCFKALFFEIQNLADSK, encoded by the coding sequence ATGAAAGCTTTCATTATTCTTCTGCATCTTTCGATAATGACTATCCTTCCTTATTCTAATAATCAGGCAGCAGACATTATGCCAGTCAGAGGCTTCTGCATTGCGGCCCCTCAACCCGGAGAGGTTGATGCTTTTGTGAAGTTTATTGATGAGGAACTTGCTCCGCGTACTGTAAATACTCTTATTCTCAGGGTCGATTTCAACTACCAGTACACTAGTCACCCTGAATTGAAGGATTCGATAGCTCTTTCTAAAGCGGAAGTGAAGAAAATTGTGGATGTGTGTAAGAAAAACAGCATTCATATCATACCGCAGGTTAACCTGTTAGGTCATCAGTCGTGGGCAGGCAGGATTGGGAATCTTTTGAGGGTCTATCCGCAGTTTGATGAGACTCCAAACGTAAAGATGCCTGATAAATATGTTTGGCCCAATGCCGACGGATTATACTGCAAAAGCTATTGCCCTTTACATCCCGATGTGCATGCTATCGTATTTGACCTGGTTGATGAGGTATGCGATGTGTTTGAAACTGATGCTTTTCACGCAGGCATGGACGAGGTATTTTATATTGGAGAGGCGCAGTGTCCGCGTTGCTCGGGAAGAGATAAAGCTGAGCTTTTTGCAGGAGAAGTAAGAACAATAAGGGACCATCTGGCTTTAAAAAAACGTAAGCTATGGATCTGGGGCGACAGGCTCCTCGATGGTAAGACAACAGGGCTGGGGGAATGGGAAGCAAGCTATAATAACACTCACAGGGCCGTAGATATGATTCCTAAAGATGTAATAATATGTGACTGGCATTATGAACGTCCCGATCAGACTCCTGTATATTTTGCAATGAAGGGATTAAGTGTTGTTACCTGTCCGTGGCGCATGCCGGGGAATGCCGTTCTGCAGGCTCAGGATATGGTGAGCTGGCGCAAGTATGCAACTCCGGAAATGAAAGACCGTTACATGGGAATGGTACAGACTGTATGGTCGGGTGCAGGCCAGTTCATGGATAGCTACTATGGAAAAAAACCGGATAGTGATGTAAACTCCCCGGTAAAATGCTTCAAAGCCCTGTTTTTCGAAATTCAGAATCTTGCAGATTCAAAATAG
- a CDS encoding ChaN family lipoprotein: MKLSAILLFTFISVQSFSQEKPAYKIFTGEGKESDYGDMLKEISRADIVFFGELHDDPIAHWLELEVTKSLFDKKGNNLVLGAEMFEADNQLLLDEYLKDVYDGAKFEAEVKLWRNYKTDYKPLVDLSKSNKLPFIATNVPRRYASVVNKSGFEGLETLSPEAKKYIAPMPFPYDPEVKCYKDMLSMGGMGAGAAAHANTNLPKAQAVKDATMAHFILANWSKGKLFIHYNGSYHSSNFEGIIWYINKFSPGLKIATLETVQQDDIEKMDKENNNIANFVIAIPSSMTRTYK; encoded by the coding sequence ATGAAATTATCTGCAATACTGCTATTTACTTTTATTTCAGTACAATCATTTTCACAGGAAAAACCTGCGTATAAAATATTCACCGGAGAAGGAAAAGAGTCTGACTACGGTGATATGTTAAAAGAGATTTCAAGGGCTGATATAGTCTTTTTCGGAGAACTACATGATGATCCAATCGCACATTGGCTGGAACTTGAGGTTACAAAGAGTCTTTTTGATAAAAAAGGAAATAATCTTGTTCTTGGTGCTGAAATGTTCGAAGCAGACAATCAGTTACTTCTTGATGAATATCTGAAAGATGTTTATGATGGTGCAAAATTTGAAGCTGAAGTAAAATTATGGAGGAATTACAAGACTGATTATAAGCCTCTTGTTGATCTGTCAAAATCAAATAAGCTTCCATTTATAGCAACCAATGTGCCACGCAGGTACGCCTCTGTTGTAAATAAAAGCGGATTTGAAGGACTTGAGACACTTTCACCGGAAGCAAAAAAGTATATAGCTCCAATGCCTTTCCCGTATGATCCTGAAGTGAAATGTTATAAAGATATGCTTTCCATGGGCGGAATGGGAGCCGGTGCAGCTGCACATGCCAATACAAATCTGCCTAAAGCACAGGCTGTTAAAGATGCAACAATGGCACATTTCATTCTTGCAAACTGGTCAAAAGGCAAACTTTTTATCCATTATAACGGATCATATCATTCAAGCAACTTCGAGGGCATAATCTGGTATATCAATAAGTTCAGTCCCGGATTAAAGATTGCCACCCTGGAGACTGTGCAGCAGGATGATATTGAGAAGATGGATAAGGAAAACAATAACATTGCAAACTTTGTCATTGCTATTCCTTCTTCAATGACACGTACGTACAAATAG
- a CDS encoding carbohydrate binding family 9 domain-containing protein → MKRILITGFMLLLLVAGVTGQTPEKKQFKATRITVAPVINGLLDEAEWKTGNWVDDFTQHEPYNGRKASQRTEFTVLFDEDNLYVAIKAFDTAPDSIVNRLTRRDQVDGDLVGIILDSFHDLRTGFLFGVSSSGVKFDQMFTDDGQNEDSSWDPNWWVKTSINGEGWIAEMKIPFSQVRFEKNSGDTWGLEIARIFYRKNETSFWQHIPKDAPGLVHLFGELTGLEQIKPRKIFDITPYGVAKTETFKTVPENPFLAKGKLSALNGGIDAKIGVTNNMTMDLTINPDFGQVEADPSEVNLSAYETFFREKRPFFIEGNNITNFGLGIGDGGVGNDNLFYSRRIGRQPQGYPNLNDGWNADVPTNTTILGAAKLTGKTKNGLSIGFVEAMTAEEKAEIDTVGGRTYQTVEPLTNYMVGRIQKDIKEGNTIIGGIFTSTNRDLDANLSDYMHKAAYTGGVDFTQYFKEKSWMVNLNTAFSLVEGSKNVILNTQRSSARYFQRPDNNHTLLDTNRTSLAGSGGRLQIMKLNGHWNFMSATIWKTPGFETNDLGYIREADQVLSVLWAGYSQWEPKGIYRRYNLNADFYSVNNFGGDWTGGGFEWNASMGLKNYWNIWTGGNFNTSSLSTGMLRGGPMMRMPGSTNARLGFSTDNRKKLVLEVYTNGSRGRENSSRNFNTGVDISYKPTNYLVLTVSPGYSKSYSDLQYVSRVSVNGRDKYIFASIDRKTINTSFRVNLNLSPNLTFQYWGQPFVATGSYYDHKFIIQPMAEKYTDRFWTYSPGQIKLNGDSYDIDENIDGTKEYSFGKRDFNVQEFLSNLVVRWEYNPGSSVYLVWSQTRSSYNSSGNLDLMNDLGDLFDGDDNKPHNVFLIKFSYRFGLK, encoded by the coding sequence ATGAAAAGAATTCTTATTACCGGATTTATGCTCTTACTGCTTGTTGCGGGTGTAACTGGACAGACCCCTGAAAAGAAGCAGTTTAAAGCAACCCGGATTACAGTTGCGCCTGTTATCAACGGACTACTTGATGAAGCCGAATGGAAGACAGGCAATTGGGTTGATGATTTTACCCAACATGAACCCTACAATGGCAGAAAAGCCTCGCAGAGAACGGAATTCACCGTTCTGTTCGATGAAGATAATCTTTATGTTGCCATTAAAGCTTTCGATACTGCTCCCGACAGTATTGTGAATAGATTAACAAGACGTGACCAGGTTGATGGTGACCTGGTTGGAATAATTCTGGACAGTTTTCATGATCTCCGGACCGGGTTTCTTTTCGGAGTTAGTTCATCTGGTGTAAAATTCGACCAGATGTTTACAGATGATGGTCAGAACGAAGACTCATCGTGGGATCCAAACTGGTGGGTAAAAACATCTATTAACGGTGAAGGCTGGATTGCGGAAATGAAAATTCCATTCAGTCAGGTCCGGTTTGAAAAGAATTCCGGTGATACCTGGGGCCTTGAAATAGCCAGAATATTTTACAGAAAAAATGAGACATCATTCTGGCAGCATATACCAAAAGATGCACCCGGACTTGTACATCTCTTTGGCGAGCTGACTGGTCTGGAACAGATAAAACCAAGAAAGATATTTGATATTACTCCATATGGAGTTGCAAAAACAGAAACCTTTAAAACTGTTCCTGAGAATCCATTTCTTGCAAAAGGTAAGCTTTCTGCTTTAAATGGCGGTATAGATGCAAAAATCGGCGTGACTAATAATATGACTATGGACCTGACTATTAACCCCGATTTCGGTCAGGTTGAAGCTGACCCTTCAGAAGTGAACCTGTCAGCATATGAAACATTTTTCAGGGAAAAACGTCCGTTTTTTATTGAAGGCAATAACATAACAAATTTTGGATTAGGAATCGGCGACGGAGGTGTTGGCAATGATAATCTATTCTATTCCAGAAGAATAGGACGCCAGCCTCAGGGTTATCCAAATCTTAATGATGGATGGAATGCCGATGTCCCAACAAATACAACAATTCTTGGAGCCGCTAAACTGACCGGAAAAACAAAAAACGGATTATCTATCGGTTTTGTTGAGGCAATGACTGCGGAAGAGAAAGCTGAGATAGACACTGTTGGAGGAAGGACTTACCAGACTGTTGAGCCTCTCACCAATTATATGGTCGGTCGCATTCAGAAGGATATAAAAGAGGGTAACACAATAATCGGTGGAATTTTTACAAGCACAAACAGAGATCTTGATGCAAACCTAAGCGATTACATGCACAAGGCTGCATACACAGGCGGAGTTGACTTTACCCAGTATTTTAAGGAGAAAAGCTGGATGGTAAATCTGAATACAGCCTTCAGCCTTGTTGAAGGATCAAAAAATGTTATCCTGAACACTCAAAGATCTTCAGCACGTTACTTTCAGAGACCCGACAATAACCATACTTTGCTTGATACTAACCGCACATCACTGGCAGGGTCAGGAGGAAGGTTGCAGATAATGAAACTAAATGGCCACTGGAACTTCATGAGTGCCACTATCTGGAAAACTCCGGGTTTTGAGACAAACGACCTTGGCTACATCCGAGAAGCCGATCAGGTACTCTCTGTTCTTTGGGCCGGTTACAGCCAATGGGAGCCTAAAGGTATTTACAGGAGGTATAACCTTAATGCAGATTTTTATTCTGTAAATAACTTTGGCGGAGACTGGACCGGAGGAGGATTCGAGTGGAATGCTTCAATGGGACTGAAGAATTACTGGAACATATGGACAGGTGGAAACTTCAATACATCATCTCTGTCAACTGGCATGCTTCGCGGTGGTCCGATGATGAGAATGCCGGGCAGTACCAATGCCAGGTTAGGTTTCTCAACTGATAACCGCAAGAAACTTGTTCTTGAGGTCTATACTAACGGTTCAAGAGGAAGGGAAAATAGTTCCAGAAACTTCAATACAGGTGTCGATATTTCCTATAAACCAACTAATTATCTCGTGCTGACAGTAAGCCCCGGGTACAGTAAATCATATTCCGATCTGCAGTATGTATCAAGAGTATCTGTAAATGGAAGAGATAAATATATTTTTGCCAGCATAGACAGGAAGACAATAAATACATCATTCAGGGTAAATCTTAACCTGAGTCCCAATTTAACTTTTCAGTACTGGGGCCAGCCATTTGTTGCCACAGGGAGCTATTACGATCACAAATTTATAATTCAGCCAATGGCCGAAAAATATACTGATCGTTTCTGGACATACTCTCCCGGTCAGATTAAGCTGAATGGAGACTCATACGACATAGATGAAAATATTGATGGCACAAAAGAATACAGTTTTGGCAAAAGGGATTTTAATGTTCAGGAATTCCTCTCTAACCTTGTGGTAAGGTGGGAATATAACCCCGGATCATCTGTTTATCTTGTATGGAGCCAGACCAGAAGCAGCTACAACAGTTCAGGGAACCTCGATCTGATGAACGATCTGGGCGATCTCTTCGATGGCGATGATAATAAACCACATAATGTATTTCTAATAAAATTCAGTTACCGGTTTGGATTGAAATAG
- a CDS encoding prolyl-tRNA synthetase associated domain-containing protein: MRGQKELYELLENLDIRFDYHEHPPLATIEDAKIHWKDYNSGRCKNIFFRNHKGNRHYLVILEHLRQLDIHDLEKRLKQGKLSFASDQRLKKYLGVEPGSVSPFGLINDKEKHVHLFIDEKLNESERLAFHPNVNTASLVVSKNDLLKFLAYTGNTFEFIKLYD, translated from the coding sequence ATGCGCGGACAAAAAGAGCTCTACGAACTTCTGGAAAACCTTGACATCAGGTTTGATTATCACGAACACCCGCCTCTCGCTACAATTGAAGACGCTAAAATCCACTGGAAAGATTATAATTCAGGAAGATGTAAGAACATTTTCTTCCGAAACCACAAAGGCAACAGGCATTATCTTGTGATCCTTGAGCATCTCCGTCAGCTCGATATCCACGATCTGGAGAAACGGCTAAAACAAGGAAAACTATCTTTTGCTTCTGATCAGCGGTTAAAAAAATACCTGGGAGTAGAACCGGGATCTGTCTCTCCTTTCGGCCTTATAAACGATAAAGAAAAACATGTCCATCTGTTTATTGATGAGAAACTTAACGAATCAGAACGGCTTGCATTTCATCCTAATGTAAATACTGCATCTCTGGTTGTTTCTAAAAATGACCTTCTGAAATTCCTTGCTTATACCGGGAATACATTCGAATTTATCAAGCTTTACGACTAG
- a CDS encoding DUF1987 domain-containing protein: MKKLYISPTSTTPEVSFSPEEDVYFIRGNSSPEDVRSLYYPVIEWVKALASAIINGKSIKYSAEKPLVLVIDLEYFNSSSAKFLFDIFNELKQLKPAGIPVKIEWHHDKEDLDMRDAGNDISSLVGMEFQYIQK; this comes from the coding sequence ATGAAAAAGTTATATATCAGTCCGACCTCAACAACCCCCGAAGTAAGTTTTTCCCCTGAGGAGGATGTTTATTTTATCAGGGGCAATTCATCCCCGGAGGATGTTCGTTCATTATATTATCCTGTTATTGAATGGGTTAAAGCACTTGCTTCTGCCATTATCAATGGGAAATCAATAAAATATTCCGCTGAGAAACCTCTTGTATTAGTTATTGATCTTGAGTATTTCAATTCTTCATCGGCTAAATTCCTTTTCGATATTTTCAATGAGCTTAAGCAGCTTAAACCGGCAGGAATTCCTGTCAAAATTGAATGGCACCACGATAAGGAAGATCTCGATATGAGAGATGCCGGAAATGATATTTCGTCGCTGGTAGGTATGGAATTTCAGTATATTCAGAAATAG
- a CDS encoding ribonuclease HI produces the protein MQGEITIYTDGAASGNPGPGGYGVVLISGKHRLEKSEGFRLTTNNRMELLAVITGLEALKIAGSIVVIYTDSKYVADSVEKGWVFQWESKGFKKRKNPDLWIRFLKIYRKHSVRFVWIKGHSNNTENEVCDRLAVNAYTSGNLTEDTGYKPEGEDDKLL, from the coding sequence ATGCAAGGTGAAATAACTATATATACCGACGGGGCTGCAAGTGGTAATCCGGGTCCCGGAGGTTATGGCGTGGTTCTTATTTCAGGAAAGCACCGGCTTGAGAAATCAGAAGGTTTCAGACTAACCACAAACAACAGAATGGAACTCCTGGCAGTTATAACAGGACTCGAGGCTTTAAAAATTGCCGGCAGTATAGTTGTCATTTATACCGACTCAAAATATGTCGCTGATTCTGTAGAAAAAGGGTGGGTATTTCAGTGGGAATCAAAAGGATTCAAAAAGAGGAAAAATCCTGACTTATGGATAAGATTCCTGAAAATCTACAGGAAACACTCTGTCAGGTTTGTATGGATAAAAGGCCATTCCAATAATACAGAAAATGAAGTATGCGACCGCCTTGCTGTAAACGCCTATACGTCGGGCAACCTTACCGAAGATACCGGTTATAAGCCTGAAGGAGAAGACGATAAATTACTCTGA
- a CDS encoding MarC family protein yields MHFSLIEILAAFMVLFAIIDIPGSIPIIIDLKSKSGDVKSAKVTLVSFLILLAFLLIGSPLLGIFGIDVKSFAIAGSFIIFLIAMEMILGIELFKHESAGAGSIFPIAFPLIAGAGSITTILSLKAEYETINIFIALVLNMGIIYIVLRLTSLFEKVLGVGGLQILKKVFGVILLSIAIKLFITNSGVVLPNAR; encoded by the coding sequence ATGCATTTTAGTCTTATAGAAATTCTTGCCGCTTTTATGGTTCTCTTTGCCATAATCGACATCCCCGGTTCAATCCCGATTATAATTGATCTGAAGTCCAAATCGGGAGATGTTAAGTCAGCAAAAGTCACTCTGGTTTCCTTCCTGATTCTGCTGGCATTTCTTTTGATCGGCAGCCCTTTGCTCGGAATCTTCGGGATAGATGTTAAATCATTTGCCATTGCCGGATCTTTCATCATCTTTCTTATTGCAATGGAAATGATCCTTGGCATCGAGCTTTTTAAACATGAATCTGCCGGAGCAGGTTCAATCTTTCCGATTGCATTCCCGCTTATTGCAGGTGCAGGATCAATAACTACTATCCTTTCTCTGAAAGCTGAATATGAGACAATTAATATATTCATAGCCCTTGTTCTGAATATGGGCATAATTTATATAGTACTAAGATTAACCTCCCTTTTCGAAAAGGTACTCGGAGTAGGAGGACTACAGATTCTTAAAAAAGTATTTGGTGTTATTCTTCTGTCTATAGCAATTAAACTTTTCATCACCAACTCAGGTGTAGTCCTGCCAAATGCAAGGTGA